Sequence from the Dehalococcoidia bacterium genome:
CACGCCATCGCCGAAGAGTGTGCCGTTGGGGACAACCACAGCGGCGCGTCCTGGTTTGGGCGTTCGGCGTAACTTGCGCATAAGCAATTGAAGGAAAAGCAGCGCCGTCTCAGCGGTTTTTTTGTCATCGGGGAAGTTGCCCAGAATGCCACGCTCTTCCTCACCACCAAAGGGCGGATTGGTCATAATAACGTCCACTCGATCCTTATCACCGATTTCGCGAAGGGGAAAGCGGAGGGCATTGAGCGGGTCGATAGTGGGCGTCTCCATGCCATGAAGCAAAAGATTCATCTGGCAAAGGAGATAGGGCAAAGGCTTGGCCTCAACCCCGAACAGAGTCTCGCGTTGGAGGCGACGGTGGTCCCCGGCGGTCTTGAACTGCTTTTTGAGGTGCTCGAAGGACTCGGCCAAGAATCCGCCGGTGCCGCAGGCCGGATCAAGCACAGTCTCGCCAAGGCGAGGGTTGACCACGGCGACGATGAACTTGACTAGGGGGCGCGGAGTGTAGAATTCACCATTCTCCCCGGCAGCGTCGCGCATTTCCTTCAGCATGGACTCGTAAAGATGGCCAAGGGTATAAATCTCCTCAGTAGACGTGAAGCGGATGCCATTGACCTTGTTGAGGATATCCCGCAAGAGGTAGCCGTTCAACATACGGTTGGTAGTGCCCGCAAAGACGGTACGAATGACATCGCGACGATCACCTCCGTTGGCCCCGGTGAGGGACTTGAGGTAAGCAAAAAGGCCTGGACCTCTGGTGTCATCAGGCCTGATGGCTTCATCGTTCTGGATAAAGGCAACAAGGGCGTCCCCGGTGATGCCGTCGGGTTTAGCAGCCCAATCACGCCAACGATAAGGTGACTCGATGGTGGGACGGAAGCGTTTACCCTCCAGTGTGGCCTCGGTCTCGCGCACCTGCTCGAGGTCATCCAAAAACTTCAGAAACAGAATCCAGGTGAGCATCGGTAGCCGATCAAGATCGGTAGTGAGCCCCTTATCCTTGCGCATGATGTCTCGGCAGGACTTGATAAGGCTGCCAAGGGATTGGGCGGTTGTTTTTGGTGCTTGCGTTTGCCTGGTTCTGGCCATGATTTCTATCCCACCTCAGCGTAAAGTAGTGTCTGCATTTGTTCCAGCGCAAGGCGCAGTCTGTCCGCGCCACCGAAAAGGTCTGCAATCTCCAATACATTGCCGTGCTCGGAGATGGGAGGCACCTTCAGAATATCCGGCATCTTGAATTGCGCCGTACCGTGATCGATATATTTTTCCAGTATCTCGTTCAGAATCTGGCGCGCCTCGGGCTTGAAATATTCCCAGAAGTCCACCCGGCCCTTGCGGAGACGTTCGGCGCGTTCCCGGCGAGTACGTAGCGGGGCGTTGAAAGCTATGTAGCAGATCAAGTCGAACGGGTCGGCCTCCGACTGCTGAGCATTTTCAGTAAGTTGTTCCAGCGTGATGCCGTGGTCTTTCAGAGCCTCGATAATGGCTGAGCGTTCCTGGGCGTTGCTCCAATGGGAACGGAGTTGGGCAGCGGAAGCCCACATCCCCCGGATCTTCTCCGAGGCATAATCGGTGAATTTGACCACGCGGAGCTGCTTGCCGCTGGAATCTAGCTCATAGACAAAATGGGCGGCGATCTCTACTGATCCGCCATCCACGTAGAATTTGTGTAGAGAGGGCTCTGGTAATTCGGGTGGCACTGAGCCAGTTGGTTCAGGCGATGGCCCAAGTGGCGGCTCGGGTTGGGGAATGGGCTTGTCAATTGGTGTATCGGTCGGCGGATCGACAGGGTCACCATCGAAATCCGGATCGGCGAACAGCCTGGTAGCACTGCCGGTGTAGTCTAGAATGGAAAACCACAGTTTCCCATAATCGGCGCGAACTCTGGTGCCGCGCCCGATGATCTGTTTGAACTCAGTCATCGATTTGATAACTCGAACAATGACGATGTTCTTGCAGGTCTGCATGTCCACACCGGTAGTGAGGAGTTTAGACGTCGTTACCACCACAGGCGTCACTGTCTCCAATTCTCGAAACCGGCTCAGATGACCCCGACCGATATCACCTTCGTCAGCAGTTATGCGCACAACATAGTCGGGATACTTCTGAGCAAGATCGGCAAAGAGGTTGTTGATGGCTTGCCTCATTTCATTGGCATGCTCTTGATCCACACAGAAGACAATGGTCTTGGCAAATGGGTCGCTCTTCCGCAAAAAATCGGCGATGCTTGCGGCAATTGTCTCGGTGCGGGCCTTGAGGGCAACAAGCCGTTCAAAATCTGGGGTTTCATAGGCTTCATCGGGAATGGGACGTCCATATCGGTCAAGTTCATCTTTGGATGGCCGCCATCCGATGGCATCGACATCGGTCACGATGCGGTGAACCCGATAGGGCGCGAGAAATCCGTCATCAATACCCTGGCGAAGGCTATAGGTGTAGACGGGAGTTTGGAAGTAAAGGTACGTGTCCCGGTTCTCCTCGCGGAGCGGGGTGGCCGTCATGCCGAGTTGATACGCCGGGCGGAAGTATTCAAGGATTTCGCGCCAGTTGCTTTCGTCGCGGGCACTTCCCCGATGGCACTCGTCCACGATTATAAGATCAAAGAATTCAGGGCTGTATTCGCGATAGAGGCCCGGTCGGCGTTCATCCTTGGCGATGGCCTGATAGGTGGCGAAATATATCTCCCGGCTCTTAATGGCCTCACCTTCGATCTTCCATCGGGCATCCCCGAACGGGGCGAATTGCTTGTCCTTGGGATCATCTACGAGAATGGAGCGATCCGAAAGGTACAAGATGCGAGGGCGACGAGGTTGGCCAGTGCGGTTCCAGCGGGTGCTCCAGAGCTTCCAGCAGATATGAAAAGCAACGTCAGTTTTGCCGGTGCCCGTCGCCATGTTGACCAGAACACGGGGCTGTCCACTCAGAACAGCACGGATGACGCGATTGATTGCGATTTCCTGGTAATATCGTAGAGGTTTGCCGGGAACGGGCAGACTGGGGGCAAGGAAACGCTGCTGCTCCTCCGCCTGCTTCAGGCCGATATGGCCCTTCAACCGTTTCCACAGATCGTCGGGTGATGGAAAGGTATCGATGTTGCTTTCTTTGCCCGTGAGAAAGTCGTGTTCGACAATGCCGTGACCATTAGTGGAGTAGGCGAATTGTAGGTCGAGAATCTGAGCGTATTCTTTAGCTTGCTGAAGGCCATCGCCCGGGACCTTGTGGGAAGCTTTGGCCTCGACAACCGCGATCATCAGATTAGATCGATAGCGCAGGAGGTAGTCAGCCCTTTTCTGTGGCCGCCTCCATACCTTTGTCCCCGCGACTACGATCCGCCCGTCGGTGAATGATCGTTGCTCATTGATCTGATCATCATTCCAACCAGCCGCATACAGCTTTGGGAGGACGTACTTGCGGCAGGTGTCGGCTTCAGTAGGCACAGTTCTTAAGGCTCCTTTGTATCACTACATCTGCCTCCAAACATCGCTTGTTCTCGTCTTCATACCCGCATGTCACCTCTCGGCTTCTTTCAACCTTTGTCGATGCTGGCGAGCGTTTTCTTAATGCGCCCAATCCCGGACTTTACCGGTTTTAAGAGTAACAGCCCTAACCACTTAGACGGCCCCTAGCCTTGCAGAAATTGTAGCAGATGATATGAGCTAAAGCCAGTGGTATTCAGGGCACTAAGCTTAAACCGAACCATTTTCAGCAGCAAGCTGAGTCTCAAGGAAAAACGCCATTTGGGGTCGGCGTTCATGCGGTTGTTATGCCGATCCTGGGCAGCAGATCAATGACTATATCAAATTTCAAGATCATATTCGTATTGGCTCCCCACAGATATCGCTTGGTCGGGGTTTAAGAAATCATTAATTGCTTGCTGATCAAGAAATGGCGCGGTTCTGACCTTATCATAAAGCTTCAACACTCGGCTCTTTGCTCGTTCAAGGACAGTGTTGTAGTCAAGCGGGATGATGCGAACCCGGTCGTTTTTTTCAGAACGTTCTTCTGCTTCTATTGGATCAACCTCAGAGCCAACGACAAAGCAAGTAACTAAGGAATGTCCTTGAAGGAGACCCTTCCCGTATAGTTCTTTGACGTATTCCCAACTTTGTTGCTTCTCGTCGGTGCTGATAGGAATTCCGGGTTTCTTAAGTTCAACGACAACAAGTCGATCAATACCGATTTCGCCTCCGCTACGATCATACTTAGGGTATGAGTAAAGTCCGACGGTGCCGTCTGGAATGATTACAAAGTCTGGACGTTTCCGGCTACCCTTTTGGGGAGACTGGAATAAGCGCTGGATTACTGTTGTCATTCCTTCGTTTGAAGTGAACTCGATGGTCTCAAACTCAGGGCCAAATATCCATAGGCCTTTATGAAACAGCGGTTGCAATTCATGGACCTCATCTGTCATCTTGCTCGATACCTTGTTTCTTAGATCGTCAATGAGCACGAGTCGTGTCTGTAGCTCATCGAGGACGACTTTTGCCATATCTACTGTCCAATCGTCTAGTATGGTATATAGATCGTCAAGTTGATGGGGTTCAAGCTCGTTCAGTTTGTGGAGCAGAGAGTATTTGGATTCCGCGACTTCAAGATTAGCCAAGACACCAGACAGCTGAAGGAGGTCACGGTCATTGATGGATGGACACGACTCTTGCACTTGGGCGACGAAGTTGGTCCATCTCTCTGCATGCAGGGGGCTCATTTGCTTTATCTGATCCCTGTGTTGTTGTTTTATGTAGTTGAGATTGTCAGCGCGCTTTTCTTTCGATTGCTCCAGAAGATAGTCTCGAATTGCATGCTGCACTTTGGAATTTACACGACCGAAAAGCTCATTGTCTTCATTAAACCAGGACCAATCTGGTAGGACAGCGTTAGCCAGGCAGTCAGCCGAAACGATGAATGTATATCGTCGTGCTGGGATTCTCCTCCCATCGAGGAATGCTTCTTGCCCGGAACGCTTCCATGAACATTCGCCGACCAATCTCCCATTGACATGCCAAGCTATGCCATGCTGCTTCATTGTGCGATCAGTTTTGCGCGTGTCAATAACTGAAATGAGGACATTGCCAAGACCATCAAGTTGCACTTGGATTTTATCAACGTTGGTCACCGGAATATCTTCAAAGGAGACTCTTTCTCCCGCAACGTAGACCTCAAAGTGTGGGTCCATTAAGAAACGCATTCCTATTTCTGCGCGCACATGGTCAGCTGTCAGTTTTGCGGGGAAGGGGTTTTCGACGATAATTTCTGTGCCAGTACCACCTCTTTCTGATTCACTGACTCTAGTTACCTCGATTGGCAGAGACTCACCGCGCTTAACAGCGAAAGTGACTTCAATACCGTCTCGCCAGGTTCTCACCCGATTCTCATGACCAAAGCAAAAAGCAGCAAAACGGCCCACGCCATTGCGGCCAAAAGCTGGACGTTGTGGCAAATCGAGGCCGGGGGGGAATTCAACAAAAGGACCTTGCTCCTGAGATCGATTGTAAGCTAGTGTGCGCCATCTTCTGTAGAATTGCTGTTCAGTCATTCCATGACCATTGTCAACGATTCGAAACGGACCGTCAGAATTCCCATAACCGGGCCACGAGACATCTACTCTGGTTGCTCCGGCGTCCCAAGAATTTGCGATCAATTCAACCAGAGCGGTTTTCTGGTCCTTAAGTAGTCTCGCTCCTGCAAATGAATCAAGAAATCTTGGATCAAATAGAACAAGTTGTTCTCGTTTCACAGCAGTTCTCCTTTTCGACAAGAGGTCGCGTCTTTCCTTGCGGCACAACAAGTGTCATGCGGAATTCTAGCGTTCCTGATATCCCATATCTTTTGCCTTCTATTCAGGCCCAAGTTGACCCCATTCTACACCACTCTGTTCGTTTTGACCACGGCCGTCAACGCACACCTGCAGGCGATCCACTCTGAGATATCTCCGGACTTGTCCCCCGGATACATGAGACCGGTCTGGGGGAACCGTTCCCCACGCCGGACAATTTTCCCATGTTCAGCGCGGTGTGACTCTCGGGTGCGGTCGTCCATGGCCGCCAGCCATTGCACCTTCTCAATCCCTGCTTCCTCATAGGACATCATGGCACCTTTGTTCTGGGCACTACCGATCTCCGTCCGAGCGATGAACTCTGCCTCCTGATGGCTCATATCGTAGAATTTGTTGGAGAGTTGTTCGGCCAGATCGTCGGTGCCTAGGCCCTTTTCGTAGCCCTTCTGAATGATCTTCTTGATGTCTCCTTTCATTCGGCTCATCGTTTTCTCAGAGGCCACGAGAGACCATTCGTCCAAGATACGTTTGACGTTCGGATTCTGGAGGTCCCATGAAAGGGCAATGCCGATCATCTCCTTGACCTCACGACCTCCCCGGAGATAGCCGAATTCCATTCCCAGACCGACGTTCGATCGGTAGGCGTCATAAAGATTGGTTGCCCGGCTCATGATATCGGCTTCAACAGAGCCGAAGAGGTTGTCAGGGGACATCACCCGGTCCATTTTCTCCAGGTCAGCGATGGTCTTCACACCGAGCCCCAGGAGAACCTTGCGCAGTTCTTTTACAAAGGCACGTTCTATCTTGGTCAGTTTCTTGGGTGTCCGGTACAGCGCCGGCATCTCTCCGGTTTGTGACAGCACATGGATAGCCACGGCCCAATCATTGGCATCATTGATGGTTGCCATTCTTCTTCTCCCGTTTCTGCGCAGCCACTTGCTCCACAATACCCCTGGCCTCTTCCTGCGTATCCATAGCCAACTTCGCGATCGGCGCGCCATTGAGATAGTGTTGATCCATAGCGGGATCATCGGACCGATCCCAGCCAAGAGCTTCTCGGCCTTCGTTCGGCGTAATGAACGCGGCATCTTCCAGCTTCTGATAGTAATCGACATCCTCCGATCTGTCGGAGATGTCCATCTCATTCAGCCGCCATGTCCAATCGGTGATCTTGAATCCCTGCTGAACCACAAACAGGTTGATCTTGGCCTCCAACATCGACCGGCGCGAATCGACCTCCTGGAACTTGTATATCTCATTGGCCACTTTGATGTTCGTTGACCCCAATGATCCCAGCTCTGCCAGTCCGAGACGATAAGGCGGCACCGAATGAGCGGCGAGGATTTCATTTCTCACGTCCTGCCGATAGAGCCTGAAGTGCCCTTCCCGAACATCGACAGCCAGCTTCTCAAACGTAATCTTTGGCGGGTCCTTCTGCCCGGGTTCTGCCGGGGGCAGCGACATCACAAGCGTCGAGTGAGGATTGCCCTTCGCTTTATTCTCGAAGAAGTCGTGGATAACCGCTTCGGTCTCGGGATCCAGTTCACCATTCTCGATGACCACCGCATATTGAGGGATGGCGTTGTTCTCGAAGAAACTGATGTTATAGTCTCGCTGGTTCATGTCTCCCAGAATCGCACCCAGGGCAGGGTAGACCTGGGGAAGGCCATAGAATTCCGACCGTGGTGTGTACTCCTTCCACTGGATCAACTCTGTGGCTCTGAGGTTAAATTCCGTTACGTCGCTGATATCGCCAGTGTCCTTATTGACCGTCTCTGGCAACCCGGCACGCTTGAACCACACAGACTTCTGATCGACCCTCTGCAAGAAGCGCTTGCCATCCTCATGCGGCCAGATGGTGTCGGCGTAAACATGAGCCAATGCGGTCGGCTCGCCTTGGTTCTTATCTTCCCGGATGATCTCCAGATAAGCGTTACCCGTCGATTCAAAGTCAATCAGCACCTTGTTCAACACGTCTTCAAGTGTCTCCCCCAGGGTAACGGACGCACTCTTGAAAAACTCATAGAGCTTCTCCCGATTGGCTTCAGACCCTTTGACCTCCCCTTCGTCATTCAGCTCACTCTCCAGCGTCCAGCCGTGGCCGATAGTATCCCGAGCCTTGGCTCTAACCGCCTTGCTGTGCCACGTATTGGTATCAAGTAGGTTGACCAGAATACTGAGGTTGGCCGGAGGCAAGACGATCCCCTGACGGCCTAGCTTCATAATCTCGGTCTTGGGCAGTGCCCGGCTCTTTGCCTCACCCTTCCGCTTGACGGCGTAGCGTTCCAGCGCATCGGATGGAATCACTTTGCCATCGCCCAGAATATAAGCCTTCACCCTGCTTTTGGATTTCTCGCCCTTGTCTTCGGCCATGTCACACCTCCAAGTCTAGTCAGCCGCCACGAAGTTCAGATTCGCTGAAACATCTCCAGTGGCCGCCGTCATTGGCACCGATATCGCCATGATGCATTGAGTGTATCTCCCGCTATCGAGGTGAAACGTCGACGGCGTGACGGTCACATAGTCACATCCATTCACCTGGACAGTTATGTCCACAGGTTCTCCGGGGTTCTGCACAACGAACGTGTGCTGTATCGAGCTACCGCGTTTCAAATCGCCGATATACCAGCCGGTGATTTCGGTAGTCATGGCCTCATCGCTGTAGAACTTGATGGCGCGGTTTGATGTCACAGTGAAGTTCACCGGCATCGAGCCCAGCAGACTCTGTGCCAACGCTACACCGACCACTGCCAGCACAGCCAGGATAAGGACAACGAACATCAGCTTTTTCATGTTTTCACTTCCTCCCCTCTTTTTTGTTATGCGCGTGCTTTTATCTATAAGCTCATGAATGTCTCATACGCATCACCCCCTATCCCGAACTCGCCTTGATCTTCCCG
This genomic interval carries:
- a CDS encoding class I SAM-dependent DNA methyltransferase, encoding MARTRQTQAPKTTAQSLGSLIKSCRDIMRKDKGLTTDLDRLPMLTWILFLKFLDDLEQVRETEATLEGKRFRPTIESPYRWRDWAAKPDGITGDALVAFIQNDEAIRPDDTRGPGLFAYLKSLTGANGGDRRDVIRTVFAGTTNRMLNGYLLRDILNKVNGIRFTSTEEIYTLGHLYESMLKEMRDAAGENGEFYTPRPLVKFIVAVVNPRLGETVLDPACGTGGFLAESFEHLKKQFKTAGDHRRLQRETLFGVEAKPLPYLLCQMNLLLHGMETPTIDPLNALRFPLREIGDKDRVDVIMTNPPFGGEEERGILGNFPDDKKTAETALLFLQLLMRKLRRTPKPGRAAVVVPNGTLFGDGVCARIKEELLREFNLHTIVRLPKGVFSPYTDIQTNVLFFDRSGSSKEVWYYEHPLPPGRKGYTKTQSLQFQEFTDCITWWGKREENDRAWKVPAAELLANGCNLDRKNPRGNESITHLPPEELAASILEKERRIAEIVGRIQGLLTREGV
- a CDS encoding DEAD/DEAH box helicase family protein, with product MPTEADTCRKYVLPKLYAAGWNDDQINEQRSFTDGRIVVAGTKVWRRPQKRADYLLRYRSNLMIAVVEAKASHKVPGDGLQQAKEYAQILDLQFAYSTNGHGIVEHDFLTGKESNIDTFPSPDDLWKRLKGHIGLKQAEEQQRFLAPSLPVPGKPLRYYQEIAINRVIRAVLSGQPRVLVNMATGTGKTDVAFHICWKLWSTRWNRTGQPRRPRILYLSDRSILVDDPKDKQFAPFGDARWKIEGEAIKSREIYFATYQAIAKDERRPGLYREYSPEFFDLIIVDECHRGSARDESNWREILEYFRPAYQLGMTATPLREENRDTYLYFQTPVYTYSLRQGIDDGFLAPYRVHRIVTDVDAIGWRPSKDELDRYGRPIPDEAYETPDFERLVALKARTETIAASIADFLRKSDPFAKTIVFCVDQEHANEMRQAINNLFADLAQKYPDYVVRITADEGDIGRGHLSRFRELETVTPVVVTTSKLLTTGVDMQTCKNIVIVRVIKSMTEFKQIIGRGTRVRADYGKLWFSILDYTGSATRLFADPDFDGDPVDPPTDTPIDKPIPQPEPPLGPSPEPTGSVPPELPEPSLHKFYVDGGSVEIAAHFVYELDSSGKQLRVVKFTDYASEKIRGMWASAAQLRSHWSNAQERSAIIEALKDHGITLEQLTENAQQSEADPFDLICYIAFNAPLRTRRERAERLRKGRVDFWEYFKPEARQILNEILEKYIDHGTAQFKMPDILKVPPISEHGNVLEIADLFGGADRLRLALEQMQTLLYAEVG
- a CDS encoding ATP-binding protein; the protein is MKREQLVLFDPRFLDSFAGARLLKDQKTALVELIANSWDAGATRVDVSWPGYGNSDGPFRIVDNGHGMTEQQFYRRWRTLAYNRSQEQGPFVEFPPGLDLPQRPAFGRNGVGRFAAFCFGHENRVRTWRDGIEVTFAVKRGESLPIEVTRVSESERGGTGTEIIVENPFPAKLTADHVRAEIGMRFLMDPHFEVYVAGERVSFEDIPVTNVDKIQVQLDGLGNVLISVIDTRKTDRTMKQHGIAWHVNGRLVGECSWKRSGQEAFLDGRRIPARRYTFIVSADCLANAVLPDWSWFNEDNELFGRVNSKVQHAIRDYLLEQSKEKRADNLNYIKQQHRDQIKQMSPLHAERWTNFVAQVQESCPSINDRDLLQLSGVLANLEVAESKYSLLHKLNELEPHQLDDLYTILDDWTVDMAKVVLDELQTRLVLIDDLRNKVSSKMTDEVHELQPLFHKGLWIFGPEFETIEFTSNEGMTTVIQRLFQSPQKGSRKRPDFVIIPDGTVGLYSYPKYDRSGGEIGIDRLVVVELKKPGIPISTDEKQQSWEYVKELYGKGLLQGHSLVTCFVVGSEVDPIEAEERSEKNDRVRIIPLDYNTVLERAKSRVLKLYDKVRTAPFLDQQAINDFLNPDQAISVGSQYEYDLEI
- a CDS encoding phage minor head protein; translated protein: MATINDANDWAVAIHVLSQTGEMPALYRTPKKLTKIERAFVKELRKVLLGLGVKTIADLEKMDRVMSPDNLFGSVEADIMSRATNLYDAYRSNVGLGMEFGYLRGGREVKEMIGIALSWDLQNPNVKRILDEWSLVASEKTMSRMKGDIKKIIQKGYEKGLGTDDLAEQLSNKFYDMSHQEAEFIARTEIGSAQNKGAMMSYEEAGIEKVQWLAAMDDRTRESHRAEHGKIVRRGERFPQTGLMYPGDKSGDISEWIACRCALTAVVKTNRVV
- a CDS encoding phage portal protein, whose protein sequence is MAEDKGEKSKSRVKAYILGDGKVIPSDALERYAVKRKGEAKSRALPKTEIMKLGRQGIVLPPANLSILVNLLDTNTWHSKAVRAKARDTIGHGWTLESELNDEGEVKGSEANREKLYEFFKSASVTLGETLEDVLNKVLIDFESTGNAYLEIIREDKNQGEPTALAHVYADTIWPHEDGKRFLQRVDQKSVWFKRAGLPETVNKDTGDISDVTEFNLRATELIQWKEYTPRSEFYGLPQVYPALGAILGDMNQRDYNISFFENNAIPQYAVVIENGELDPETEAVIHDFFENKAKGNPHSTLVMSLPPAEPGQKDPPKITFEKLAVDVREGHFRLYRQDVRNEILAAHSVPPYRLGLAELGSLGSTNIKVANEIYKFQEVDSRRSMLEAKINLFVVQQGFKITDWTWRLNEMDISDRSEDVDYYQKLEDAAFITPNEGREALGWDRSDDPAMDQHYLNGAPIAKLAMDTQEEARGIVEQVAAQKREKKNGNHQ